From the genome of Toxoplasma gondii ME49 chromosome XII, whole genome shotgun sequence:
CCAGTCGTATAGGATGCGGTGCAGATCGAACTCCAAAGTGCAGATGGAGTGAGTGATATTCTCGATGGAGTCACTCTGGCCGTGTGCATAGTCGTACATGGGATAAATCACCCACTGGTTGCCTGTAAACGGACGCCGCAGTCCACATTCACAGACTTAACTGAAGGCAGCagcttttctttgtttcgacCAGTCGTTTCCCTCTACCCGTGCGTCGGTCTAgcagcacacacacacgggCATCCTTCACAACACCTTCAACCACTAACACATCCTGCCGCATGCGAGAGTATACCCAGTTTGGATCTAAATGGAAACAGAACTCACACCAAACAGACGTTACCTACCAGAGTCGCCTCACGAGAGCTGAGAACGACAACATCTACGCCCTCAAATCCTTGAAGCGTACACAGGGCACAACATAAACACACACCGTAAACAccgaaaagcgagaaacaacGTGGAACTTGGACACACAGCGAACAACATCCAGAATTTCCTGGTCCGAATGTGAAGGAAATCTCTTTGAGTATGGATGTAGCTGCAGCATGTGCACATATACAGGGCACGGACATCGGGCATCGATTTCATTTCCCACGTACCGTATACTGCAGTGCAAACTTGTAGTACGCATGTGTGACCATACATGGGTGCTTTCGCGTCTTTACGTGTGCATGTTCATCATGCCCATGTTCATGACTGGAGAATCGGAACCAAATGCAACCAGGCCGATCAGAAGAAATCTGTGATCGTCTGTGGTGTGGCCTAAGTGCACTGAACAGACATCGTGCAAATGCTCCACCTAATACACAGAGCGATGTCTATTAGGTTAGAAAGGAGGCTAGCCGCAGTACTCCATGGGATGTACGAGAAAAACCAAGGGCAGCAATGCCTCTGGAAAAGAGGCTGACCTGTACGGGGATGCTCTTTCTTGAGAATGCGATACAGTACAGGGTCACGCATGTTCATGTTGCTGTGCGTCATGTCAATCTTGGCTCGTAGCACGCGGCTGCCCTCTTCGAATTCGCCCGCACGCATCCTGCAAAGAGAACACGAAATCCACAATCTTTTCTCACGTTCTTGTTTCAGAATGCCGTTGGGTCTCCAACGGGACGAAAGAACATGATAAAACTCATTAAGAGGACGCAAACGCAATGCAAAAGGAGGCACGACAGCCTAATCCGCGACGAACCACCGTCAAAagtcgaagacgaagggTCACATTCGCCACCCGAATGGTACCATTACAACAAGATGCGCAGTGCTCAGATGCTGTAGACTCCCTCACTTCCTACACTGGAGCCGCAAGTAACTTTTTGGAACAGGAGACCGCGTCCGCCGCTGTGCGCTGTACAAGACACGCACCTTCTAAAGAGATCAAGATTCTCTTCAATGGATCGCTCTCGGAACGGACTGTTCTCTCCAGGCTGCGAGATGCTTCCACGTTTTCGCCTAATTTCCTCCAATGAATCATCGTCAACGAACGCGAGGCCTTTCTTGATCAGTAACTCAGCTGCGAAGGATATCGAAAGAGGGAAAGCAACCCGAATTCACGCAAGCGTCCACTGCCCTCTTACACTATGACTCTCACAAGGTTGCGCCTCTGGGAAGGAAATACCCACACCGCACGTCTAAGCGCAATGTATACACATGGCTTTCTGTTCTAAAGTGTTATTCATCAATGACAAAACCTTGAGATGCAAATACACAGGAAAAACCAGGACGAGGAATCCTATGTATAATGAATCACGTGGAACGCGTGTAGCGACTCCGGAGACGACAGCAATACCGCATATCTTACAGCGGCTCCACAACGCAACGTCGACCTTGTGTATGAATAAAGTCAACTTACAAAAATCACAGGCTACCACAGGTGAACGAACAAATAAATCTGCAAAGAAGTGAGGAGACCAGAACCGGCTCAAAGCACCGCTTGCGAGAAACGACTCAAATCCGAGTCCGGTGTAGAAACAATCAGCAGAGCGCACGGAGCGACCTACCCCAGTCATATAGTTGCTGAAAATAGTCACTGGCGTAATATAAATGGTTTCCCCAGTCGCCACCGAGCCATCTGACATCTCTTTGAATCGATTCGATGTATCTGTATGAACAGGGAAAGCAAAATGGCACAGTACAGCCGCTACGTAATAAACCCACTGTTACCTTTGCACCGAAAGAACAGACACACTCCAAATACGTGCAGCATATATTGCAAACGCAGCCTCTCTCATCCAAAGCCGTCAGACCGAACGGAAATACGCAACAGACTCAATGCCCTGTCGGCTGAAGCTAACCCGACGGTGTTCATTGCACGACAGAGTAGCGGAGTTGCCCAGTCACCTTCGCGGTTTCAGAAATCCGACATGCACCGCCACATACCCGCGCATTCCCGGTGGTCGGTGTTCCCCACTCCCAACCCGTACTCACGAGCATGAAGCAGAGATTTACCTCGGATTTTATCCGCACGCGTTTCCTGTGTACATCGAGCTCCCGGTCCTCCATAATTCCGAGTCAAGTATCTCCTAAGTCTAAGACACGTCTGCCTTCCCAAATCTCAAGTGTCCATCTGCACTAGATATGCACGTCTCGGCTTGCCGCCTACATCACTCTCCGATCTCCGTTCTTTGTTAGCCTTTATTCAATCCCAaattcttcgtcttctggcCTCCTTTCCATTCTCCATTCGTGCTCGTCGTCTCGGCAAAAGTCTCCCTACACTTaccgcgtctcctccttcatGGGGTTGGTGTCGTCGAATCGCAGGTGGCACCTGCCTCCGAAGGCCTTGGCAAGGCCAAAGTTCAGACAGACACTTTTGGCGTGACCCAAGTGCAAAAACCCGTTCGGTTCGGGCGGGAAACGCGTGATCACAGTTTTGTGCTTTCCTGTCCGGAGGTCTTCCTCGACAATCTGCTTCAAAAAGTTCACAGAAGTCGTCGCGTCAGGGCCGTCAACGGCCTCGGAAGCAACTCCGGCGCCCTGGCCCACCATCTCGCCGCTTTTGCCTTTCGCGCGGTCGGTGCCTTTGGCGCCCGCACCAGAAAGGGCACCAGCTCCCGGGATGGCCTTGGCAACGCAAGCAGACCAGGACGAGAAATGCTTTGCCGCAGTCTCAGACGTTCGGAGCGCGGAAGACAATGCTGTCTGAGCTGCTGGGTGAGCCTTGAGCAAAGCGAATAAGGTCATGTCCGCCAGCGACGGCTGCGGGGTGCCGAACAGGAACGACGACGAAGTCGAAAATCGGCGCGCGAAGAAGTCAATGCAGGCTGCAAGGAACGAGGCAGCGACGGGAAACAAGAATGACGAAATACCGCTCAGATCTGCGGCACAATCCGCTGAGAATAACCGGAAGACGACTAGTTTTACGTTGTAGTGGAAGATCACAGAGAACCTAAAACGGCAACTGTCAGTGGAGAGCTTGCCTGCGGAGTTCGGCAAACCGCATCTAGATGCTGGGAGAGCAGATCTATGGGTCCCGTATGGAAACAAAGCGGTCACTTGAGCCACAGCATGGCACGAAACATGTAAGAACCTTCAAACACGAAACCAATTCCTACAAATGCGCGAACCTTCCTTGTGAGGCACACGATACCTGTACACAGATCTCCCAGCGTAAGGATGCACATGAGTCAAGTAGTATTTCCTTATATGTACAGTATACATAGAAATAGTCTGTACTGGAAACAGAACATGTGCGTTGACGTATCTAATTGGAACATTTATGTGAATAGCGAATCCAGAGGAAATGGTGATTCCGGAAGTCCTTCCCCGCATAGTACAAGTGTCCGCTTGCAATCAAATCGCAGACTCGGTCAGCGTCCTCCTGTGAAAGTCGCTTATCGCGCACTTCAGATATCTTTAAAACGCTGCAGATTCGCTGTGTCTGCTGTGCAGAAGTCAGCTGGAAAACTGGGGCTTGGAATATCAAACGGATGGAGGGAACACCGTGTCCGTCCACGCAACGGGCGGTCCTGTGGATTTCTCACGCAAATGAACCATAtactttcctcttctctcgcaagTCTTCCGCAACCACCGAAACGAGTCAAGCCCGGAAAAAACATGAGACCTGTGGATAAATCCCCCCATGAAATTTAGGGATTCTTCGTGCAGTGTATCGTGTACCTGATAGTCCAGGGTTGTCCGAGGCCTCAGGTGCTTTGCCCGAAACGCCGTAGAAGGCTGCCCATTGCTCGCAGACGTCGACCGCTGCCTCGACTCCCCCAGGGGCACCGCTCGCTttcaagagagaagcgaaaggatCACCAGTAGAAGCGGCTAGGCGGGCGATGCACCGCGCTGCCGCATAATCCGACAACGCCTCGCCAGCAGCGATCGGGCTGGGCTGTTCCCCCTTTTTCGTTTCGACGGCAATGCGGAAGGGGGCGGCCGGAGTGGACGACGTGTCCGGCTGCACTGAGAAAGTGAAGTCTCCCGCGGATTTCAGATTCTGTTCAATGTAGGCAAGAACAACATCGGTCACCgtcgagagaggcggcagcgagGCGAGACGGGTGATCCGAAGGACAGCACCGGGAGATAGAGCCATTGCGGATTTCGCAAGCTAATGGCCTGGACAGAGAACGGGTCGCGACGTCCAACGGAACAATTCGGAGCACGAAAAGAGTAAGGATTCAATTGATGCACAACGACTGAGAAAATGtagagaaaaacgacggaAGCGTCCTGCGGAACGCTGAAACGCACCAGACAAACAGGTTGGAACTGTGTTAGTGACCTGGCCCGCCACGTGGCAACATGAACAGGAAAAGCATGGGGATGGGAGTTCAAGGCGAATACTGCGACTCTTGaaacaaacagaagaaaacttCGTCTCGGTGGGAAACAGCACAGCCCCGCGCGAAGAACGACGAGGTCTCCGCAGCACGCGCCCGCAGTCGACTGCGCTTGTGAGGAGACCATCGCGCTGCGTGTGAAAAGAAACGCCGGGCGCGTTGATGGTGTGTCAAACGGCGCTCTAAAAGCACCTATGTCAGTGTGGAGGCCTCAAGTATTCTCCTCTCTTTACCACGTCTTTTCTGGCCCC
Proteins encoded in this window:
- a CDS encoding glutaminyl-tRNA synthetase (GlnRS) (encoded by transcript TGME49_217460~Product name based on PMID:20374492.) gives rise to the protein MALSPGAVLRITRLASLPPLSTVTDVVLAYIEQNLKSAGDFTFSVQPDTSSTPAAPFRIAVETKKGEQPSPIAAGEALSDYAAARCIARLAASTGDPFASLLKASGAPGGVEAAVDVCEQWAAFYGVSGKAPEASDNPGLSACIDFFARRFSTSSSFLFGTPQPSLADMTLFALLKAHPAAQTALSSALRTSETAAKHFSSWSACVAKAIPGAGALSGAGAKGTDRAKGKSGEMVGQGAGVASEAVDGPDATTSVNFLKQIVEEDLRTGKHKTVITRFPPEPNGFLHLGHAKSVCLNFGLAKAFGGRCHLRFDDTNPMKEETRYIESIQRDVRWLGGDWGNHLYYASDYFQQLYDWAELLIKKGLAFVDDDSLEEIRRKRGSISQPGENSPFRERSIEENLDLFRRMRAGEFEEGSRVLRAKIDMTHSNMNMRDPVLYRILKKEHPRTGNQWVIYPMYDYAHGQSDSIENITHSICTLEFDLHRILYDWFQEKLEITRTRQIEFARLNVTYTVMSKRKLLALVTEKWVDGWDDPRLPTLSGLRRRGVPPSALRDFCDKVGVARRESTIKVEVLEKCIRDALHVVAHRRFAIQDPIAVTITNYGDKVETITAANHPEDESFGTRELHFSKKLYIDRDDFMENPPAGYRRLAPGAEVRLKHAYWIKCVDVVKDASGLVTELLCTYDPQTKNCSVAPDGRKVKGAIHWLSEKDAVPAEIRIFGRLFTKPNPEEEDESNPNASWRENINKESLKVYKGFVERSAADSAAFPPQSSLQFERLGFFTPDGSTLPEEADNTKTRTLPVFNLTVALQEGFTAADDAEKDKTKQQERLAREKAALERQKKKEEKEARKKMKEQQQTVQA